One bacterium DNA window includes the following coding sequences:
- a CDS encoding oxidoreductase: MATHRKPKLAVWKFASCDGCQLTLLDCEDELLAVAGAIDIANFPEASRAVIKGPYDVSLVEGSITTAHDAERIHQIRRDSKILVTIGACATGGGIQALRNFTDVKSYIPVVYAKPDYIKTLNKSTPIADHVAVDFELRGCPISKKQLIEAIVALLAGRKPQLPHYSVCMECKRRDTTCLAVAEGVPCLGPVTQAGCGAICPSYHRGCFGCFGPKELSNTESLSHWWQSNGMDNREIVRRFRSFNAYADAFRKESEAHE; this comes from the coding sequence ATGGCAACGCATCGTAAACCGAAACTGGCCGTATGGAAATTTGCTTCCTGCGATGGCTGTCAGTTGACATTGTTGGATTGTGAAGATGAATTGCTCGCCGTGGCCGGCGCAATTGATATTGCCAATTTTCCGGAAGCTTCGCGCGCCGTGATCAAAGGCCCTTACGACGTATCGCTGGTCGAAGGCTCGATCACGACCGCGCACGATGCGGAAAGAATTCACCAGATCCGCCGCGATTCGAAGATTCTTGTCACGATCGGCGCATGCGCGACAGGCGGCGGCATTCAGGCGCTGCGCAATTTTACCGATGTCAAATCGTACATTCCGGTCGTCTACGCCAAGCCCGATTACATCAAAACATTGAATAAATCCACGCCGATTGCGGATCACGTGGCCGTTGATTTTGAACTGCGCGGCTGTCCGATCAGTAAAAAACAATTGATTGAAGCGATCGTGGCACTGCTGGCCGGACGCAAACCGCAATTACCGCATTACAGCGTTTGTATGGAATGTAAACGCCGTGACACGACGTGCCTGGCCGTTGCGGAAGGTGTGCCGTGTTTGGGTCCGGTGACGCAAGCGGGCTGCGGCGCGATTTGTCCGTCCTATCATCGGGGATGTTTCGGATGTTTCGGCCCTAAAGAATTGTCTAACACCGAAAGCCTGAGCCATTGGTGGCAATCAAACGGAATGGACAACCGCGAGATCGTCCGCCGCTTCCGCAGTTTCAATGCCTACGCCGATGCGTTTCGAAAGGAGAGCGAAGCTCATGAGTGA
- a CDS encoding Ni/Fe hydrogenase subunit alpha, giving the protein MSETKTASIASKDKIIKVDYLARVEGEGSLYVKVKGGKVKNVQFKIFEPPRFFEAFLRGRLYKEAPDITARICGICPIAYQMSSSQAMENAFGVKVSPGIRDLRRLIYCGEWIESHVLHVYMLHGPDFLGYESAIHMAKDHGDLVQKALRMKKLGNEIMEVVGGRAIHPINVGVGGFYRAPSKSELQALVDELQWCREAAIETVRLVAGFNFPEFDMDYEYVALSHPDEYAITEGRLISNRGLNIDVSEYEQFFEESHETHSHALHSAIKGRGAYFVGPLARFNLNFNQLHDEEKKLAEEVKCVPPINNPFKGIVVRSLETLYAVNESLRLIESYEPPEPSMIAITPKAGRGQGCTEAPRGICWHRYTLDDKGLIQDAKIVPPTSQNQKQIEKDLHQYVSQYIHLPKDQLTWQCEQAVRNYDPCISCATHFLKLEIDREE; this is encoded by the coding sequence ATGAGTGAAACGAAAACAGCCAGTATAGCTTCAAAAGATAAAATTATTAAAGTCGATTACCTTGCTCGCGTCGAAGGCGAAGGTTCGCTCTACGTCAAAGTGAAAGGCGGTAAGGTCAAAAACGTACAATTTAAAATATTCGAACCACCGCGTTTTTTTGAAGCCTTTCTGCGCGGACGTTTATATAAAGAAGCGCCGGATATTACGGCGCGCATTTGCGGAATTTGCCCGATCGCATACCAGATGAGTTCGTCTCAGGCGATGGAAAATGCTTTTGGCGTAAAAGTGAGTCCGGGTATCCGTGACTTGCGCCGGCTGATTTACTGCGGCGAATGGATCGAAAGCCATGTATTGCACGTGTATATGCTGCACGGACCGGATTTCTTGGGATATGAAAGCGCGATTCATATGGCGAAAGATCATGGCGATTTGGTTCAAAAAGCGTTACGCATGAAAAAACTTGGTAATGAAATTATGGAAGTGGTCGGCGGGCGTGCCATACACCCGATCAATGTCGGCGTGGGTGGTTTTTATCGGGCCCCGTCGAAATCGGAATTGCAGGCATTGGTCGACGAATTGCAGTGGTGCCGTGAAGCAGCGATTGAAACGGTCCGTCTCGTTGCGGGATTTAATTTCCCGGAATTCGATATGGATTATGAATACGTAGCGTTATCGCATCCCGACGAATATGCCATTACGGAAGGAAGACTGATCTCGAATCGCGGATTGAATATTGACGTGAGCGAGTATGAACAATTTTTTGAGGAATCTCACGAAACCCACAGCCATGCCTTGCATTCAGCGATCAAAGGCCGCGGCGCCTACTTTGTCGGACCATTGGCGCGTTTTAATTTAAATTTCAATCAACTTCATGACGAAGAAAAAAAACTAGCCGAAGAAGTAAAATGTGTACCACCGATCAATAATCCTTTCAAAGGCATCGTCGTTCGAAGTCTTGAAACGCTTTATGCTGTCAATGAATCGCTGCGGCTGATCGAGTCGTACGAACCGCCGGAACCGTCGATGATCGCAATCACGCCAAAAGCCGGGCGAGGACAAGGATGCACGGAAGCGCCGCGCGGAATATGTTGGCACCGATACACGCTCGATGACAAAGGATTGATTCAAGACGCCAAAATTGTTCCGCCGACGTCGCAGAATCAAAAACAAATTGAAAAAGATCTGCATCAGTATGTCAGCCAATATATACATCTGCCGAAAGATCAATTGACATGGCAGTGCGAACAAGCGGTGCGCAATTACGACCCATGCATTTCCTGTGCGACGCATTTTCTCAAACTGGAGATTGATCGTGAAGAATGA
- a CDS encoding hydrogenase maturation protease — MKNDEKIPILVIGIGNEFRRDDSVGLVIARKIAAKNIHDVAVIEHSGEGTSLMEAWKRADAVILVDAVASDGEAGTLHHFEAQGENIPTNFFNYSTHAFSVAEAVELSRALGTLPEIIHVYGIEGEDFSSGTELCNPVKDRLDKLIEMILQDITVLMIRNHIRA; from the coding sequence GTGAAGAATGATGAGAAAATTCCGATTCTGGTGATAGGTATCGGCAATGAATTTCGAAGAGATGACAGCGTCGGATTAGTTATTGCGCGGAAAATTGCCGCCAAAAATATTCATGACGTTGCTGTGATCGAACACAGCGGTGAGGGGACGTCGTTGATGGAGGCGTGGAAACGGGCTGATGCCGTAATTTTGGTCGATGCCGTAGCTTCCGATGGAGAAGCCGGTACGCTACATCATTTTGAAGCACAGGGAGAGAACATCCCGACGAATTTTTTTAATTATTCAACACATGCCTTCAGCGTTGCGGAAGCAGTGGAATTATCCCGCGCACTCGGCACACTTCCCGAAATTATACATGTCTATGGGATCGAAGGCGAAGATTTTTCTTCCGGAACAGAATTATGCAATCCGGTCAAGGATAGATTGGATAAACTTATTGAAATGATTTTACAGGATATCACCGTTCTAATGATACGCAATCATATCAGAGCGTAA
- a CDS encoding SgcJ/EcaC family oxidoreductase, translating into MSDKEDLEAIRRLHEKDMAASKQGDYQTLRSIMSDDAVVLPPGGKMIRGKDILDANFSKMKESMQTIEVLDYVLNFEEVQIIGDYAFEWGTISGSMKTKNSDIMHSRYKVMRILRKENGEWKVFRTIWNDEPLEK; encoded by the coding sequence ATGTCTGACAAGGAGGATCTTGAAGCCATTCGCCGTTTGCATGAGAAAGATATGGCGGCTTCAAAACAAGGCGATTATCAAACGTTACGATCCATCATGTCGGACGATGCGGTTGTACTTCCGCCGGGAGGCAAAATGATTCGCGGTAAAGATATTCTGGATGCCAATTTCTCGAAAATGAAAGAATCGATGCAGACAATCGAAGTTTTGGACTATGTGCTGAATTTTGAAGAAGTGCAGATTATCGGGGACTATGCATTCGAATGGGGAACGATTAGCGGTTCTATGAAAACAAAAAACAGCGATATCATGCATTCACGTTACAAAGTCATGCGTATTTTGCGAAAAGAAAACGGCGAGTGGAAAGTTTTCCGGACTATATGGAATGATGAACCTTTAGAAAAATAA
- a CDS encoding MoaD/ThiS family protein — translation MKIHIPSPLRSYTQSHEADIQGTTLADALVDLDRQFPGIRFRVINEQDRIREHIKFFVNEKSVSDIQVQLGKNDVIHIVCALSGG, via the coding sequence ATGAAAATTCATATCCCATCGCCGCTACGTTCATACACCCAATCGCACGAAGCCGATATACAAGGAACGACGCTGGCCGATGCATTGGTGGATCTTGATCGTCAATTCCCGGGCATACGATTCAGAGTTATTAACGAGCAAGACCGGATCCGCGAACACATTAAGTTTTTTGTCAACGAAAAATCTGTTTCGGATATTCAGGTTCAACTTGGTAAAAACGACGTCATTCACATTGTGTGCGCTTTAAGCGGAGGCTGA
- a CDS encoding glycosyl hydrolase yields the protein MKKKEKSKKSPIKSKSVTLLIGTRKGAFLLRSDAAGRTWKLSDPIFLGHVVHHLIKDPRSKTLLMACKTGHLGPTVFRSLDGGKTWKEASTPPSFPKAPEGEKGRTVDHVFWLTPGHESQPGVWFAGTSPQGIFCSEDDGVTWKGVEGFNRHPMLEQWTGGEKDGTPDGPKLHSILIDPRDAAHMYIGCSSGGVFETLDGGRNWKPLNQGCASDFIPAENPEYGHDPHCVILHPLFPDILYQQNHCGIYRMSREKGRWERIGKNMPEKIGDIGFPIVIHPRDPNIAWVFPMDGTDVWPRTSPGGKPAVYQTSNGGQTWKCLDKGFPNKHAWMTVLRQAMTADDNPRINLYLGTTHGEIWAGTNEGRAWKCIARHLPEIYSVEIAK from the coding sequence ATGAAAAAGAAAGAAAAATCCAAAAAATCGCCGATCAAATCCAAATCTGTAACACTTTTGATCGGAACACGTAAAGGCGCATTTCTATTGCGTAGCGATGCAGCCGGCCGGACATGGAAACTTTCCGACCCGATCTTTCTAGGACATGTCGTCCACCATCTTATCAAGGACCCGAGAAGCAAAACGCTTTTGATGGCGTGTAAAACAGGACATCTGGGACCTACGGTATTTCGTTCTCTTGATGGCGGTAAAACATGGAAGGAAGCATCGACGCCTCCGTCATTTCCCAAAGCGCCGGAAGGTGAAAAAGGTCGCACTGTCGATCATGTTTTTTGGTTGACTCCGGGACACGAATCTCAACCGGGAGTTTGGTTCGCCGGCACATCACCGCAGGGAATTTTCTGCAGCGAGGATGACGGCGTGACTTGGAAGGGCGTCGAAGGATTCAACCGCCATCCGATGCTTGAACAATGGACGGGCGGCGAAAAAGACGGTACACCGGACGGACCGAAATTGCATTCGATCCTGATCGATCCGCGTGATGCAGCGCATATGTATATCGGATGTTCGAGCGGCGGTGTGTTCGAAACCCTTGACGGTGGAAGAAATTGGAAACCGCTCAATCAGGGTTGCGCGTCCGATTTTATTCCGGCTGAAAATCCCGAATACGGGCACGACCCGCATTGCGTAATTCTGCATCCGTTATTTCCGGATATTCTGTATCAACAAAATCATTGCGGTATTTACCGTATGAGCCGTGAGAAAGGCCGCTGGGAACGCATTGGAAAAAATATGCCCGAGAAAATCGGCGACATTGGTTTCCCCATTGTCATCCATCCCCGTGATCCAAACATCGCGTGGGTTTTCCCGATGGACGGCACGGACGTGTGGCCGAGAACCAGTCCCGGCGGAAAACCGGCCGTATATCAAACATCGAACGGTGGTCAGACATGGAAATGTTTGGACAAAGGATTTCCGAATAAACACGCGTGGATGACTGTTTTACGCCAGGCTATGACAGCCGATGATAATCCCCGCATTAATTTGTATCTCGGAACAACGCATGGTGAAATTTGGGCGGGAACGAACGAAGGCCGCGCATGGAAATGTATTGCGCGTCACTTGCCGGAAATTTATTCAGTTGAAATTGCAAAGTGA
- a CDS encoding patatin-like phospholipase family protein, protein MRILSLLILIWLGFSGIEAQETGREKIGLALSGGGAKGFAHIGVFKVLEEAGIPIDYIAGTSMGSIAGALYSIGYTAAELDSLVISTDWDDLFDDNVGRRYMPMEEKLEDGRFIGSVFFKNGKVQLPSGLVAGQKVSNFISKLTWGVHHISNFHELPIPFVCVATDIETGAAVTIDHGYLPEALRASMAIPTVFTPVQYEGRLLVDGLLTRNFPAEDVKALGSDIVIGVDVGSELRAKNSINSLLDVMDQSLSFQIVASNKQQQGYCDVLIQPNLNGYTAADFDKARAIIDSGEVAARRQWSRLKGIAESISRQIAQRSIAKTDVDSIFIYRVKVQGLKLASKRMLRTQLGITAPAWVTAASLEQAINRVYASNFFERVAYQLVPSEQGTMLVIKAVEATTDLLRFSFRYNSESDAAILLNMTLRNRLMRGSVFRADVQLGTEFQTVASYTVITDIPPRIGLRISTDYFESPLRFYQPAGNFSEIDYRQWGGDVLVGSIFSNVFLATVGIRKQISVLEKNDLNVALPGSKNFHALVGQLLIDTYDKTVFPTNGIQTQNVAVWADKKIYSPASFSSYQSAGMIFAPMTSKVSMILGWRLSRTHGNDVPINMQNRLGGANIFLGLDPGERSGQYLRMYQFGFQYEFYPHRYLLLRGNVGNAANTWMGFTPKNNDVKGGGLTIGAETLLGPIEWTIMHSTEHSVLTYFNIGYHF, encoded by the coding sequence ATGCGAATCCTAAGTCTGTTAATACTTATATGGCTCGGATTTAGCGGTATCGAAGCACAGGAAACCGGACGTGAGAAAATCGGTTTGGCTTTAAGTGGAGGTGGCGCCAAAGGATTTGCTCACATTGGTGTCTTTAAAGTACTGGAGGAGGCCGGTATTCCGATTGATTATATAGCCGGCACCAGCATGGGCTCGATTGCCGGTGCGTTGTATTCGATCGGGTACACCGCAGCCGAATTGGACAGCCTGGTCATTTCGACGGATTGGGACGACTTATTCGACGATAACGTAGGACGTCGATATATGCCGATGGAAGAAAAACTGGAAGACGGCCGTTTTATCGGTTCTGTTTTTTTTAAAAACGGGAAAGTTCAACTGCCTTCAGGACTCGTCGCCGGACAAAAAGTATCAAATTTTATTTCAAAGCTGACATGGGGCGTACATCATATCAGTAATTTCCACGAGCTCCCGATTCCGTTCGTATGCGTTGCCACGGATATTGAAACCGGCGCGGCCGTGACAATCGATCACGGATATTTGCCTGAAGCCTTGCGGGCAAGTATGGCAATTCCTACCGTCTTTACGCCGGTACAGTACGAAGGGCGCTTACTGGTTGACGGATTGCTCACACGTAACTTCCCTGCGGAAGACGTCAAAGCGCTCGGCTCGGATATCGTCATCGGCGTTGACGTCGGTTCAGAGCTTCGTGCAAAAAATTCGATTAATTCCCTGCTCGATGTGATGGACCAATCGCTCAGTTTTCAAATTGTCGCTTCGAACAAACAACAACAAGGTTATTGCGACGTATTGATCCAACCTAACTTAAACGGTTATACGGCAGCGGACTTTGACAAAGCACGCGCTATTATTGACAGCGGCGAGGTGGCTGCCCGCCGGCAATGGTCTCGCCTCAAAGGAATTGCCGAATCGATTTCCCGCCAAATCGCTCAGCGTTCTATTGCCAAGACGGATGTCGATTCAATTTTTATTTATCGCGTTAAAGTACAAGGTTTGAAATTAGCCTCTAAACGGATGTTACGAACACAGTTGGGTATTACCGCTCCGGCATGGGTCACGGCGGCCTCACTGGAACAGGCGATTAATCGCGTGTATGCTTCCAATTTTTTTGAAAGAGTTGCATACCAACTTGTTCCCAGTGAACAAGGTACGATGTTGGTGATCAAAGCCGTAGAAGCGACAACCGACCTTTTACGTTTTTCCTTCCGGTACAACAGTGAATCCGACGCCGCCATTTTATTGAACATGACTCTGCGTAACCGATTGATGCGCGGTTCCGTTTTTCGAGCGGACGTTCAACTTGGAACCGAATTTCAAACAGTGGCTTCGTATACGGTTATTACCGATATTCCGCCCCGCATTGGTTTACGAATTTCAACAGACTATTTCGAATCTCCGTTACGGTTTTATCAACCGGCGGGCAATTTCTCCGAGATTGATTACCGGCAATGGGGCGGCGACGTTTTGGTGGGATCGATTTTTTCGAATGTTTTTCTTGCCACCGTCGGAATTCGTAAACAAATCTCCGTTTTGGAGAAAAATGATTTGAATGTGGCGCTGCCGGGCAGTAAAAACTTTCACGCACTCGTCGGGCAATTACTCATCGACACGTACGACAAAACGGTTTTTCCTACGAACGGGATTCAAACTCAAAATGTAGCGGTGTGGGCTGATAAAAAAATTTACAGCCCTGCTTCGTTTTCATCGTATCAATCTGCCGGAATGATATTTGCGCCGATGACTTCAAAAGTTTCCATGATCTTGGGATGGCGATTGTCGAGAACGCACGGTAACGATGTTCCGATCAATATGCAGAACAGACTCGGTGGTGCCAACATTTTTCTGGGACTTGATCCCGGAGAACGGTCCGGCCAATATCTTCGAATGTATCAATTCGGATTTCAATATGAATTTTATCCGCATCGGTATTTGTTGCTTCGCGGTAATGTCGGTAACGCGGCTAACACATGGATGGGATTTACTCCAAAAAATAATGATGTTAAAGGAGGCGGGCTGACTATCGGCGCCGAAACTTTGTTAGGTCCCATCGAATGGACAATCATGCATAGTACTGAACACAGCGTCTTAACCTATTTTAATATTGGGTACCATTTTTAA
- a CDS encoding S9 family peptidase, giving the protein MIMEFKFNSDYTDLNIGTIHKKFMNSPKAIVKPHTLMYLNQHFSDPYYWLREKDNPDVIQYLKEENDFTEAMTAHTKVLQENLYKEMIGRIKETDESVPVKKGNFYYYHRTEKGKQYKIFCRKSGSFDAAEEILLDLNELAQAYDYLQLGVFEISPDHTLLAYSLDTAGSEEYTLYIKNLDNGKLLDEIIERTYYSLQWANDNRNFFYNTLDASSRPYRVHRHRLGTDPANDPVIFEEKDERFFVDIQKSRSESFLFIQIDSKRTSEVRFLPADSPEDSFQIIHPREDGLEYSVDHWGEYFLIRTNDRAINFKLMQTPVISPGKKFWKEVLPYREDIMIEGIDAFRNYWVIYERQEGIKQIRIINTENNIDHRIAFPEPIYYVYPSANAEFDTSVLRFSYTSLVTPLSIFDYEMNTRDRILQKQDDVKDYDPNLYISERIWATADDGTKIPISLVYKKGLQKNGQNPALLYGYGAYGITMDPSFSSNRISLLDRGFVFAIAHIRGGEDLGRRWYEAGKLQFKKNTFTDFIACAELMISEKFTSRNRLAIMGGSAGGLLMGAVVNIRPELFHAVVAKVPFVDVMNTMMDPSLPLTVTEYEEWGDPNIQESFEYIRSYSPYDNVNPQNYPAMLVTAGLNDPRVSYWEPAKWVAKLRAMKTDVRALLLKTNMGAGHGGASGRYDYLKEIAFDYAFILDQVGIGA; this is encoded by the coding sequence ATGATTATGGAATTTAAATTTAATTCGGATTATACTGACTTAAACATTGGAACCATACACAAGAAATTCATGAATTCTCCAAAAGCAATCGTGAAACCACACACTCTGATGTATCTTAACCAGCACTTTTCCGATCCTTATTATTGGCTTCGCGAGAAAGACAATCCGGATGTGATCCAATATCTGAAGGAAGAAAATGATTTTACCGAAGCCATGACGGCCCATACAAAAGTTTTGCAAGAAAACTTATACAAGGAAATGATTGGGCGCATAAAGGAGACGGACGAATCGGTGCCGGTCAAAAAAGGCAATTTTTATTATTACCATCGTACGGAAAAAGGCAAACAGTACAAAATCTTTTGCCGCAAATCAGGATCGTTCGATGCTGCTGAGGAAATTTTACTGGATTTAAATGAATTAGCACAAGCGTACGATTATTTGCAGCTTGGCGTTTTTGAAATCAGTCCCGATCATACACTGCTGGCTTATTCTTTGGATACGGCAGGATCAGAAGAATATACACTTTACATCAAAAATTTGGACAACGGAAAGTTACTCGACGAAATCATTGAGCGTACGTACTACAGTTTACAATGGGCGAATGACAATCGTAATTTTTTTTATAATACGCTCGATGCGTCCAGCCGTCCGTACCGTGTACATCGCCATCGACTCGGCACGGATCCGGCCAATGATCCTGTAATTTTTGAAGAGAAAGACGAGAGGTTTTTTGTTGATATCCAGAAATCGCGCAGCGAAAGTTTTTTATTTATCCAGATTGACAGCAAACGAACTTCAGAAGTGCGGTTTTTGCCGGCTGATTCGCCTGAAGATTCTTTTCAAATCATTCATCCGCGTGAAGATGGCTTGGAATACAGTGTCGATCATTGGGGAGAATATTTTTTGATTCGTACCAATGACCGGGCGATCAATTTTAAATTGATGCAAACACCCGTTATTTCACCGGGAAAAAAATTCTGGAAAGAAGTGCTTCCATATCGCGAGGATATTATGATCGAAGGTATCGATGCGTTCAGGAATTATTGGGTTATTTACGAGAGGCAGGAAGGCATAAAACAAATCAGAATTATCAATACGGAAAACAATATTGATCATCGTATCGCTTTCCCGGAGCCAATTTATTATGTGTACCCTTCCGCCAATGCTGAATTTGATACATCGGTGTTGCGTTTTAGTTACACATCATTGGTGACGCCGCTCAGTATTTTCGATTATGAAATGAATACCCGCGATAGAATTTTGCAAAAACAAGATGACGTTAAAGATTACGATCCGAACTTGTATATATCGGAACGTATATGGGCCACAGCGGATGACGGGACCAAAATTCCCATCTCATTGGTTTATAAAAAAGGATTACAAAAAAACGGACAAAATCCGGCGTTATTGTACGGTTACGGCGCATATGGAATTACGATGGATCCAAGTTTCTCGTCGAACCGGATAAGTTTGCTGGATCGCGGATTTGTATTTGCCATTGCGCATATTCGAGGCGGAGAAGATTTGGGGAGACGATGGTATGAAGCGGGTAAATTACAATTCAAAAAAAATACATTTACGGATTTTATTGCATGCGCTGAACTGATGATTTCTGAAAAATTTACTTCACGAAACAGGCTAGCTATCATGGGTGGAAGTGCCGGAGGTTTGCTGATGGGAGCTGTTGTCAATATACGCCCTGAACTTTTTCATGCTGTGGTTGCCAAAGTTCCGTTTGTCGACGTAATGAATACCATGATGGATCCGAGCTTACCGTTGACGGTCACGGAATATGAAGAATGGGGTGATCCCAATATTCAGGAATCGTTTGAGTATATCCGTTCATATTCTCCCTATGACAATGTAAATCCTCAAAACTATCCCGCAATGCTTGTGACGGCCGGACTCAACGATCCCCGTGTATCGTATTGGGAACCAGCCAAGTGGGTTGCAAAGTTACGTGCTATGAAAACGGATGTGCGTGCTCTTTTGCTTAAAACAAATATGGGCGCCGGGCACGGCGGTGCTTCCGGTCGATACGATTATTTGAAAGAAATTGCATTCGACTATGCGTTTATTCTCGATCAGGTTGGAATTGGAGCGTAA
- a CDS encoding AraC family transcriptional regulator, with the protein MTISDQADIRRYSDLNSLECMRARFVQHTFPRHSHDTYVIEWVESGIDRFFCKDAIYQAPAGSFVLINPLEVHTGSASGSSALQYRSMYPSVDMMTDIQKNFQSHSQEIPLFSKTVIRDAALEKTFKKFWSSLDEDGTPVRRQTLLMMFLLQLLRRYSATACDPKPIGKEKNSIQKIKDYIADNYTETISLDELATLSGLSPFYLLRAFRKETGLPPYEFLINIRIERAKRLLIRRTPIAVVAHSTGFADQSHFTRFFKRLTGVTPGQYLS; encoded by the coding sequence ATGACCATTTCAGACCAAGCAGATATTCGCCGTTATTCGGACTTAAATTCACTCGAATGTATGCGAGCGCGATTTGTACAGCATACATTTCCACGTCATTCGCATGATACGTACGTCATTGAATGGGTGGAATCGGGTATTGATCGATTTTTTTGTAAAGATGCTATATATCAAGCTCCGGCCGGCAGTTTTGTTCTGATCAATCCTCTTGAAGTACATACCGGCTCAGCTTCAGGCTCATCGGCATTGCAATATCGCAGTATGTATCCATCCGTCGATATGATGACGGACATTCAAAAAAATTTTCAATCTCACTCTCAGGAAATTCCCCTATTTTCAAAAACGGTTATTAGAGATGCTGCCCTTGAAAAAACATTCAAAAAATTTTGGAGCTCACTTGATGAGGATGGTACGCCGGTGCGCCGCCAGACTTTACTGATGATGTTTTTATTGCAACTGCTTCGGCGATATTCTGCTACAGCCTGTGACCCTAAGCCAATCGGTAAAGAGAAAAACTCCATTCAAAAAATCAAAGATTATATCGCCGATAACTATACTGAGACCATTTCCTTAGACGAACTGGCAACGCTTTCAGGCTTGAGCCCTTTTTATCTCCTTCGTGCATTTAGAAAAGAAACCGGGCTGCCACCTTACGAATTTCTTATCAATATACGTATTGAGCGTGCTAAGCGACTTTTAATTCGAAGAACGCCAATCGCAGTTGTAGCCCATTCAACCGGTTTTGCCGATCAAAGCCATTTTACTCGTTTTTTCAAACGACTCACTGGCGTTACACCCGGACAATATCTCTCCTAG
- a CDS encoding NAD(P)H-quinone oxidoreductase gives MIAFYEPHTGQHLLHKKETAVPLVGSEEVLIRVKASGVNRADLLQRRGLYPPPTGITSIMGLECAGEIEQVGETVIGWKSGDRVCALLAGGGYAEFACVHSSMLLKIPGSWSYEQAAAFPEAFYTAYYNLFRVGHLQGSQSVLIHAGGSGVGTAAIQLAHARLHKIFTTVGSDEKALVCHKLGADDCINYKTDAFEKKILTITDGYGTDVILDVVGAKYLEANLHCLAHNGKLVIIGLMGGIKSSLDLSVLLNKNLMIRSTTLRNQPLSMKSELTQHIRQDVMPLAETGKIKPIVDSVFSFDDVEQAHERMLNNKNFGKIVLTWS, from the coding sequence ATGATTGCATTTTATGAACCTCATACTGGACAACACCTATTGCATAAAAAAGAAACAGCTGTTCCGCTAGTCGGATCAGAAGAAGTTTTGATACGTGTTAAAGCTTCCGGGGTCAATCGCGCCGACTTACTTCAGCGCCGTGGTTTGTATCCCCCTCCAACAGGCATCACTTCCATCATGGGATTGGAGTGCGCCGGAGAAATCGAACAGGTCGGAGAAACTGTGATTGGATGGAAGTCTGGAGATCGTGTATGCGCATTATTGGCGGGTGGGGGTTATGCGGAATTTGCATGTGTACATTCATCAATGTTGCTGAAGATCCCTGGAAGCTGGTCCTATGAGCAAGCGGCTGCTTTTCCGGAAGCATTCTATACGGCTTATTATAATTTATTTCGCGTCGGCCATCTCCAAGGATCGCAATCAGTGCTCATTCATGCCGGCGGAAGCGGTGTTGGAACGGCAGCAATTCAATTGGCCCATGCGCGTTTACATAAAATATTCACAACCGTGGGCTCGGATGAAAAAGCTCTGGTTTGTCATAAACTTGGCGCGGATGATTGTATCAATTATAAGACTGACGCCTTTGAGAAAAAAATTTTAACCATCACCGATGGTTATGGCACTGATGTGATTTTAGATGTGGTCGGGGCAAAATATCTGGAGGCTAATTTACACTGTCTCGCACATAATGGAAAATTGGTAATCATTGGATTGATGGGAGGGATAAAATCTTCTTTGGATCTCAGCGTATTACTTAATAAAAACCTGATGATTCGTAGTACAACGCTCCGCAATCAACCTCTATCAATGAAATCCGAGCTCACTCAACACATTCGGCAAGATGTTATGCCATTAGCCGAAACAGGAAAAATCAAACCTATTGTTGATTCCGTTTTTTCCTTCGATGATGTAGAACAAGCGCACGAACGCATGCTGAATAACAAAAATTTTGGCAAAATAGTTCTTACATGGTCATAA